A window of Cellulomonas wangleii genomic DNA:
GCGTGAGCCCGGAGCGCAGCCGCCACATGCTGCGCACCTGCGGCAGGGCCAGACGCCGGGCCCCGTCCTCGGTGGCCGCCACCGCGACGTTCGCCACCGCGATCGTGCGGGGCTCCGCGAGCTCCGGCGAGGGCTGGAACGACCGGCGGTACAGGGCGACGGCCTCGGCGGTGCCGCGCCCGGCGAAGTGGTGCGCGAAGACGTAGGGCAGCCCCAGCCGCCCGGCGAGCTGCGCCGAGTACGTCGAGGACCCCAGCAGCCACAGCTGCGGCGTCGACACCGCGCGGGGGGTGGCGCGCAGCGGGTAGGTGGACGACCCTACGCGCACGTCCACGCCGTCGGGCCGGACCAGGGACGCCAGCGTCGCCACGTCCGCGTCGAACGTGTCCACGCCGTCGCCCGTCGCGCCGCGCCGCAGCAGGTGGCCGGTGACCGGGTCGGCGCCGGGCGCGCGGCCGATGCCGACGTCGACGCGGCCCGGGTACGCCGCCTCCAGGAGCGCGACCTGCTCCGCGACGACCAGCGGCGAGTGGTTGGGCAGCATGACGCCGCCGGACCCGACCCGCACCCGGGACGTCGCGGCCGCCACGAGAGCCATCAGCAGGGGCGCGTTGGTCGCGGCCACGGCGGGCATGTTGTGGTGCTCGGCGAGCCAGTACCGGCGGGCACCGACCTCGTCGGCGACGCGCGCGAGCGCGAGGGTCGCGGCGAGGGCGTCGGCCGTGGTCTGGTCGGAGCGGACGGGCACGAGGTCGAGCACGGAGATCGCGGTCACCCCTGGGGCAACCGCCGGTGCCGGCACCCCATTCCGGGCGGGTGCGCCCGCACCACGGTCGCCGTGGGCGTCGGCGCGCCCGGTGGCGCACTGCACGCCGGGGCCCCCGGGGGCCGCTGCGCCCGCCTCGGCGTCGCCTCCCCGCCGGGCCTAGGGTCGGGGCGTGAGCGAGACGGTCGCGGTGCGGTGCCCGGCGCCCGGGCGGCAGGTGGGGCCGCTGTGGGTCGTCACGCGCGGCTCGGGCCCCCCGCTGGTGCTGCTGCACGGCAACGGTGAGGACCACCACGTCTTCGACCGGATGGTGCCCGCCCTCGGCGCGGGACGCACGCTCGTGGGCATCGACTCGCGCGCGCACGGCCGCAGCCCGCGCGGCACGGGGCCGCTCAGCATCGCGCGGATGGCCGACGACGTCGCCGAGGTGCTCGACCTGCTGGGGCTGCGGCAGCCCGACGTGCTGGGGTTCTCCGACGGCGGCAACGTCGCCCTCGAGCTGGCCGTGCGCCGGCCGGACCGTGTGCGGCGCCTCGTCGTCGTGGGCGCCAACCTGTTCCCCGCGGGACTGACCGCCCGCGTGCAGGCGCGGGTCCGTGCCCTGCACGCGGTGGCGGGCCCGCTCGCGCGCGTCGTGCCGCGTCTGCGGGCGTTCGCGGAGCGCGTCGCGCTGATGGCCTGCGAGCCCCGCCTGGACCCCGCCGGGCTCGCGCGGGTCACGGCGCCGACGCTGGTCGTCGTGGGGGAACGGGACGTCGTGGACCACGCGCACACGGGGCTCCTCGTGCGGTCCCTGCCGGACGCCCGGCTCGAGGTCGTCCCCCGGGCCGGCCACATGCTGCCGCGGGACCGGCCCGACCTGCTCGCGACGCTGACCGTCGGGTTCCTCACCGCCGGACCGACGGTTGCGCCGACCGGAGGAGCCGGTCCGGCACCTGCCCACGATCACGGGTGAGAACGGGGCACAGCGGGCTCACAGGGGCGCTAGCCTTCGCGCCATGTCCACATTTCTCACGGTCCCGCTCACCGACGCCGAGGCCGCTGCCGCCGCAGGTAGCGTGGTCGTCGCGCTGATCTTCAGCCTCGTCTTCTACGTCATCGGCTGCCTCGGCCTCATGGGCATCTTCACGAAGGCGGGCCAGCCGGGCTGGGCGGCCTTCGTCCCGATCTACAACACCATCGTCCTGCTGCAGGTCGTGGGCCGGCCCCTGTGGTGGTTCCTGCTGCTCCTGGTCCCGGGCGTCAACGTGGTCGCGCTGATCATCATCATGCACGACCTGTCGAAGTCGTTCGGCCACGACGCCGGCTTCACCGTCGGCCTGGTGCTGCTGTCCGTCGTCTTCACCTGGATCCTGTGGCTCGGCTCGAGCACCTACCGCGGCCCGGCCGCCGCCGCCGCGGGGTCGACGCAGCGCCCCTCGTACGCCTGACACCCCGCCCACCCCTCCCGGCCCGGTCGCCCACGTGGCGGCCGGGCCGGCCTGCGTCCGGGGTCAGGCGGTGACCAGACCGCCGCCCACCCAGGCGCGGATGGCGGCCGCGTCGCCGTTGGTCAGCTCCATGCGCGCACCGCGGCACAGCCCGATGACGTTGTCCGCCCACGCCCGGGCCACCTTCTCCGCACCGGGGTCCCCGTCCAGCGACAGCCCGGTGTACAGGACACCCGAGATCACGAAGTTGACGGTCGAGCGGCCGACCTTGGTGCCCGACTGCTGGCACGCCTCGTGGACGCGGCGCGACGTGGCGACGCGGTCGAAGGGGTGGGCCGCGACGTCCGACGCGAGGGTCTTGAGCAGCACCCGGTACTGGGCCTGGCTCAGACCCGGTGTGTCGGTGACGGCGATGACCTGACGCTGCAGCTCGTTGGGGGCCGTGTCGGCCACCGCACCCGGCAGGTCGGCCTCGCCGAAGCGCTGCGGGTCCCACACGTGCCCCGGCGGGCGCGTCGACACGTCGAGGTCCGGCACCGCGCGCCCCAGCCACGCCGTGAAGTTGCCGGCGCCGGCCCACTGCGTCGTCGCGAGGGACGGGTCGGCGGTCTGCGCGACCTGTGCGGCCGCGCCCAGCGGCAACGGTGCGTCGGCGGTGCGCACCGCGCGTCGCACGGCCCGCCGGGCCCGCGCCTCACCCTCGTCCATGACCCGCTCGGCGACCCGCGCCCGGGCCGGCGTGCGCGCCGGTGCGGCGGCGGGTGCCGGCTCGTCGGGCGTCTCCTTGGCGGATGACCTGCCGGATCCGCGCGACCCGCGGGTCGCGGCGGGCGGCGTCGCCGCCGCGGCGACCGGGTCGGCGGCCGGCTCGACCGCGGCCGGCTCGGCGGGCGTCGGCACCACGGCGGGCTCCGCGTCCAGCGTGGACGCGGTCTGGGTGACGAGGTCGGCCAGCGCGTCCGCGCCGATGACCGTGTCCGCGACCGAGCGGTACGCCGACGCGGCGGGCGACGCTGTGATGATCGTCACGCGCCGGTCGTCCGCGCGGCAGCGCTGCGCGAGCGGCGTGAAGTCCGCGTCGGCGGAGACGATGACGAACTCGTCGTACCGCGTGGTGGCCGCCAGCGCGTCCACCGCGTCGAGGACGAGGTTGATGTCGGCGCTGGACTTGCCCTGCTGCGTGAGCGACGGGCAGTCCACCACCTGGAAGCCGGCCCGCGTGAAGTTGGGACGGAACCGGGAGTACACCGACGGGTTGAGGTAGCACGCGCGCACCAGGAAGCGGCGCGTCAGGTCCCCGTCGACGTCGGAGCCCTGGCTGAGCTCGGACAGCCAGTGGGCGGGGTCGGTGGCGAACGCCTCCGCCGCCTGCGGGTCCAGGCGTGCCAGGCCGATGTACACGTTGTCGAAGTCGACGAACAGCGCCGAGCGCAGCCGCCGGGGCGGGTCGGGGTTGATGGTCACGACCCCCATCCTGCCGTCCCTCCCGCCGTGCTCGCCCCCCGGTGCGTCGGTAACCTGCCCACAGGGCGGGCGGGGAGCGGAGGACCGGGTGCACAGACGGGTCGTCGTGCGCGGCGTGGTGCAGGGGGTCGGCTTCCGCTGGTCCTGCGCGCAGGAGGCCGCCCGTCTCGGTGTCGCGGGCTGGGTGCGCAACCGCCCGGACGGCGCCGTGGAGACCGCGGTCGAGGGCGCGCCGGAGCAGGTCGACGCCATGCTGGCGTTCCTGGCCCGCGGCCCGCGGCACGCACGGGTCACCGGCCTCGAGGTCCACGAGGCACCACCGCAGGGGCTGACGACGTTCGAGGTCGAGCCGTGACGGTGCTGCCGACGTCCCTCACAGGTCTCGGGCTCCCCACCGGCCTGGAGCTCCTCGAGCCGCTCGAGCCCGTCGATCCCGTCCTGCCCGTCGAGCCGGAGGAGACGGTCGCACCCGAGCCGACGGTGAGCGCGCCGGCGCCGACACCCACGGCCAGCGCACCGGTGGCCACGGCCCCGCCCGTCGAGGCCACGCCCGAGGCGACGCCGGGCGAGGGCGTCGCCCCGCTCCCGACCGCCGAACCGACGGCCGCGCCCACGGCTCCCGCACCGGTCGTCCCGACCACCCCGACGACCGAGCCCGCCGTCCAGGTCCCGGCGTTCTCCTCGCGCCCCGCGGTCGTGGAGTCGAACGTGCCGTGGGTGGTGGTGGCGCTGGCCGCGGTCGTGCTCGTGGCTGCGGCGGCCGGGCTGTGGTGGTGGTGGCGCAGGGCCGTCGCCGAGCGTCGTGCGGGTGACGGGGCGTCCGCCGGTGGCACGGCCGACGACGTGACGGGCGCCCGCCGTGGCGGGCCCGCCACCGCCGCGACGACGATGCCGCTGCCACGGGTCGGTGACGACGCCGACGCGACGCTCGTGCTCCCGACGGGGGAGGGCTCCCCGGGTCCGGGCACCCCCGAGGCGGAGGCGTTCTCGGCGCGCGTGGACGTCACCGTGCAGCTGCTCGTCCGGCTCGGTGAGGCGATGATCGACGCCGGGTCGCCCATCGTGCAGGTCAACTCCACGCTCCAGCGGGTGGCCGCCGTCAACGGGCTGCCCGACGCGGCCGTCGTCACGTTCCCGACGGCGCTCATCGTCTCGGTGCCGCAGCACGACACCGTGCAGACGGCCGTGTCGACGGCCGGCAGCCGCGCGCTGCGGCTCGACCAGGTCTCCGACGTGCTGGACCTGGCCAACTCCGCCCAGCGCGGCGACGTGCGGCCGCGCGAGGCCCTGGAGCAGCTGCAGAGGATCGTGGCCTCGGACCCGGCGACGTCGACCGCGCGGCGCGCGGCGGGCTACGTGGCCGTCGCCGCCGGCTTGTCCATGGTGCTCGGCGGCGGGTGGCTCGACACCCTGGTGGCGGCCGCGCTCGGGGGCGTGGTCGCCGTGCTGACCGCGGCGACCCGGCGGGTGCCCCCTGTCTACCAAGGGCTGATCGTGGCGGTCTGCGCGTTCGTCGTCGCGGTGCCGGTGCTGCTGCTGGTGCGCACCGGCTGGTCCGTGGGGCTGCTGGCCCCGCTGGTGGCGCCGCTGGTGACGTTCCTGCCGGGAGCGCTGCTCACCACGGGGGTCATCGACCTGGCCACGCGGCAGATGATCGCGGGGTCGTCCCGTCTCGCGGCGGGCGTCATGCAGCTGGTCCTGCTGGCCCTGGGGATCACGGCCGCCGCCGGCCTGGTCGGCGTGCCCGCGGCGGACGTCGGCAGCACGGGGGCCGACCACCCCCTGGGCTGGGTCGCGACCTGGCTCGGGGTGCTCGTGTACGCCGTGGGCGTCACGACCAACAACGAGGCGCACCGCGGGTCGTTGCCGTGGATCACGCTCGTGCTGGTGGTCGGGTACGCCGGGCAGGTGCTGGGCGGCGTGCTGTTCGGGGCGGTCGTGTCGTCGTTCGTCGGGGCGCTGGCGATGACGCCGGTCGCGATGCTCGCGGCCGCCCGGCGCGGGGGACCGCCGTTCCTCGTGACGTTCCTGCCCGGGTTCTGGCTGCTGGTGCCCGGTGCGCTCGGCCTGGTCGGCGTGACCTCCGCGCTGGGGCGCTCGACCGACCAGGCGATCACGACCATCGTCACCACGGGCGTGTCCATGGTGGCCATCAGCCTGGGCGTGCTCGCGGGCCTCGCGCTCGGCGCGGGCATGCAGCGCCGGCTCGCACCCGACGCGGCCCGGATCGTCTGACGGCGCCGGCCGGCTACTCCGACCGGCGCACGACCGCCGCGGCGCGCGCCGCCAGCAGGCCACCCACCCCGGTGCGCCCTGCGCGCAGCCGCGTGAACGCCTCCGCGCCCGGGCCGCCGGGCACGCGCCGCGGCAGCGAGTCGACGGCCACGAGCCACTGCGGCCACCCGAGCAGCCGGCACACGGCCATCAGCCGCTCCGACTCCGACTCGGACTCACCGAGCTCCTCGGCCAGCAGCGCCGTGAGGTCGTCGGCGGCCTCCGGGTGCCCGGCGAGCGTCGCCAGGCCGCGGACCCCCTCGAGGCACTCCGTCCCGTAGGCCTCGTCGTCGTGCGGGTACGCCACGTGGGCGTCGGAGACGTAGTCGGTGACCGGGACAACGCCGTCGGACGCCCACAGGCGCAGCAGACGGTCCCGCTGCACGAGCACGGCGACCGCCACCGTGGTCAGGTCCTGCGCCACGACGGCGGCCAGGTCGTCGACCCGGCGCCGGTGCGCGGCGACGTGGCCGCGCGCGTGCTCCGGCACGGCCACGACCCAGCCGTCGTCCTGCGGGCCCACCCAGCCGGAGAACCGCTCCCGCGTCAGTGCCGCCAGCACGTCGGACCGCTCCGCCCGCACGAGCAGCGCGGCGTAGGTCAGCCCCTCCGGCCCCGCGACCGGCTCCGTCCCGTACACGCTCACGCACCGAGTCTGGCACCGGGACGCCCCGGCGGGCGCCCGGTGCGCCGGTCAGGACGTGACGTCGGCGGTGGTGAACCGGGCCCACGCCAGGGCACCGAACACCACGACCCAGCCCGCCTGCACGGCCAGCCCCTGCGCCAGCACGTCCACCGAGGGGACGATGCGCAGCATCTCGGCGAAGTCGAACCAGTGGTGCGTCAGCAGCGCCGGGTGGATCACCGCGACCTGCGGCAGCTGGTCCAGGACGCTGGCGACGACGGCCACCACCACCGTGGCCGCCATCGCGCCCACCGGCACCTCCGTGAGGGTGGAGAAGAACAGGCCCACGGCCACGAGCCCGGTCATCGACAGCCCGACGTACGCCACGACCCCCGCGACCCGCAGCACGCCCTCGCCGAGCGGGACGGTGTCGCCGGACAGCAGCGTGAGGTCGCCGACCCCGAACAGCACGGCGCCGGTCACCAGCCCCACCACGGCGATCGCCAGCACCGCCGCCGCGGCGAACGTGAGCGCACCGAGTGCCTTGACGGCGAGCAGCCGCCCGCGCGCGACGGGCACCACGAGCAGGTAGCGCAGGGTCCCGGCGGACGCCTCGCCCGCGATCGCGTCGCCCGACGCGATGCCGATGGTCAGCGGCAGCAGGAACGGCGTGCACAGGAACAGCGACGCCACGACGAGGAACAGCCCGTTGCCCGTCACGCTGGCCACGAACGGGGGCCCCTGGCCGGCCAGGCCCGCGTCCTGCGCCAGGCGCAGCACGACGCCCAGCAGCAGCGGGACGAACGCCAGGCCGACGAGCAGCACCACGTTGCGGCGTCGGCGCAGCACCAGGCGGAGCTCGGAGCGCACCAGGCGGCCCAGCGCCCCGGGGTGCCGGCTGGGCGTGTCGGCCTCCCGGACGGCGGGCACGGGTCGCGGCTCCGCCGCGGCGGTCTCAACGGGCGACATCGAAGCCCTCCCCGGTCAGCTCGACGAACACCTGCTCCAGCGAGGGTCGGCGCACGTCGAAGGCGAGCAGGCCGACACCGGCGCGCACCAGGGCCGCCGCGACGTCCTGCGGTGCGGGCCGCTCGCGGCCGTCGTCGGCCGCGTCCGAGGCGACGACGGTGACGCCGCCGTCCACGACGCCCTGCTCGACCGTGACGTCGACCAGTCCGAGGCGGCGCAGCTCGACCACGGCCGCGTCGACGTCCGCCGGTGCCGTGCGCACCATGACGTGCGCGGCCCGCCGTGCCGTGAGGTCGGCGCGCGGGCCCTGCAGCAGCAGCCGCCCGCCACCCATGATCCCGACGTGCGTGCAGACCTGCTCGATCTCCGCGAGCAGGTGCGAGGACACCAGCACGGTGGTCCCGGCGTCGGCCAGCTCGCGCACCAGGTGCCGCACCTCCCGCGTGCCCTGCGGGTCCAGGCCGTTGGTGGGCTCGTCGAGCACCAGCAGGTCACGCGGGCGCAGCAGCGCGGCGGCGAGCCCGAGGCGCTGCTTCATGCCCAGCGAGTACTGCCGGTAGCGCTTGTCGGCCGCGGCGCCCAGGCCCACGCGGTCCAGCGCGGCGTCGGACCGGGCGCGGGCGGTGCGCGGGTCCGCCGACGCGTCGACGGCGTCCAGCCGCGCGAGGTTGGCCCGCCCCGACAGGTACGGCTGGAACGCCGGGCCCTCGACGAGCGCGCCCACCCGCGGCAGCACGCGCCCGGCGTCCCGGGGCATCGGTGAGCCCAGCAGGTGCACCTCGCCCGCGGTGGGGGCCACCAGGCCCAGCAGCATGCGGATCGTCGTGGTCTTGCCCGACCCGTTGGGTCCCAGGAACCCGTAGACCGCCCCACGCGGCACGAGCAGGTCGACACGGTCGACGGCGACCTGACCCGTACGGAACCGCTTGGTCAGGCCGTGCGTGCGGACCGCGTCGTCACCCACCGCACCAGGGTGCGGCACGACGGGCGCCGACGCGGGGGCGGCCGCCGTGGCGGTCGCCCCCGCGGGCGTCGTCACGCGTCCGCCGCCGCGCGCAGCACGTCCACCGGCACGGACCCGACCAGCACGCGGCCGTCGTCGAGGACCAGCACGGACAGCAGCGTCGAGGTCAGCGCCCGGCCGCCCTCGACGGGCGTGGTCAGCTGGTCGTACAGCGCTCCCGCGTCCAGCTCGACGCCGGCACCGTCGCCCTCGGGCATGAAGTCCTCGGCCAGGTCCTGCGCGCCCTCACCGCCGAGCGGCCCGTCCGCCGCCGGGTCGTCGCCGAGGGCGGACGGGTCGCCCGCCAGCAGCGCCGCGACGTCGACGCCGCTGAGCTCGACGACCGTGTCCCAGCCGCTGCCGCTGACGCGCACGCCCTCGGGCGCCGTCATCGCCTCCGGGTCCGCCGGCAGGCCCTGCGCCGCGTCCGCGGCCGCGGCGTGCGCCGCGGCGTCCGGCAGCGGGACGGTCACCTCGCGGACCTCGGCCCCGGGGGGCGCGGAGAACGTCAGGACCGCCTCGCCCGGGTCGGCGAACGTCACGTCGGTGAAGCCGACCTCGAGCGCCGGCGTCGCGGCCTCGTCGCTGCTCCAGACCTGCACCCGCAGCGGGGTCCACGTCGCGGCGTCCACGGCCACGACGATCCGCGCCACGAGGGTGGTGGTGCTGCGCGGCGTCACGACCACCTGGTAGGCGTCGCGGCCCGCGACGGTCGTGACGGCGTCCACGCCGACCGTCGCGTCCTTCTCGGCCCGCTCGAGCGCCTCGCGGCCCAGCTCGTCGGGGCTGGGCAGGTCGGCCGGCGGGGTCGCGGTGGCCGCCAGCTCCTGGGCCCGCGCGGCGTCCTGCGGCGAGAGCGCGTAGTGCACGACCTCGTCGTCGGACGACGAGTACGTCCACGCCTGGGTGGCGTCGGTCACGACCGAGTACTCCGAGGCGGTGCCCAGCAGGGACACGCGCGAGCGCTCCTGGCCGTCGGTCCACACCCGCAGCGTCGTCGAGCCGCTGAGCAGGCTGACGGGGTCGGCGCCCGACGCCTGCGTCAGGCTCAGCTCCGGCAGGCCCAGGCGGGCGGTGTGCACGACCGTGCCGGACAGCGCCTGCGGCTCGGCGGCCGCGACGCGGTCCAGCAGCTCGGCCGCCGAGACCTCCGGCAGGCCGGCGGAGTCGGCCGACGCGAGCAGCGGGGGCGCCGCGAACGCCGCGGCGACGGCCACGACCGCGGTGGCGGGCACGGCCCACGCGGTGCGCAGCCGCGGGCGGGCGGGGGAGGCGGGTGCGGTGTCCATGCCACCACTCTGCGCGCACCGGCCTGAGCGGACGCTGAGACGCCGACCGCGGCGGGCACCGCGGTCGGAGCCCGGCGGGTGGGATGCTGCCGGGGTGCGGGTGCTGGTGGTCGACGACGAGGTGGGGCTCGTGCACGCCCTGCGCCGGGGCCTGACGGCCGAGGGCTTCGCCGTCGACGCCGCGCACGACGGCGCGACGGGTCTGGCGATGGCGGTCGACGGCGCGTACGACGTGCTGGTGGTCGACGTGATGCTGCCCCGGCGCAACGGCTACGAGGTCGTCACGGCGCTGCGCGCGCAGGACGTGTGGACGCCGGTCCTCATGCTCTCGGCCAAGGACGGCGAGCACGACGTGGCGGACGGGCTCGACGTCGGCGCCGACGACTACCTCACCAAGCCGTTCTCGTTCGTCGTGCTCGTGGCCCGGCTGCGGGCGCTGGTGCGCCGCCCGGTCGCACCGCGCCCGGCGGTGCTGCAGGCCGGCGCGCTGACGCTCGACCCTGCGTCGCGCGAGGTCACGCGGGACGGCCGCCCGGTCGGGCTCACCGTGCGGGAGACGGCCCTGCTGGAGTACCTGCTGCGGCACGCCGACCGGGTCGTCGGCAAGATCGAGCTGCTCGACCACGTGTTCGACACCGGCGGCGAGGACCCGAACGTCGTCGAGGTGTACGTCGGCTACCTGCGCCGCAAGCTCGGCCGCGACGCGGTCACCACGGTGCGCGGTGCCGGGTACCGGGTCGGTGGCGCGTGACCGGTCCCGGGGCGGGTGCGTCGCGCACCGGGCCGCGCGGGCCGCGCCGTCGCGCCCTGTCGCTGCGGGCGCGCCTGACGCTCGTCGCCACGCTCGCCGTCGCGGTGGTCCTGGTCGCCGGCGCCCTGGCGCTCTCGGCAGCCCTGGGCACCGCGCGCACCGCCGCGCTCGACGACGTCGTCCGCGAGCGCTCGCAGACGCTCGCCGCGCTCGTCGCGGACGACCGTGTGCCGGACGCGCTGCCCGTCCGGCAGCCCGGAGAGGTGGCGCAGCTGCTCGACGCGTCGGGGCGTGTGCTGGCGACGTCCGCGACCGCCTCCCGCACCCTGCCGGTGGTCGACCCCGCGACCCTCGCCGCCTGGCGCGAGCGCGCGGGCGACGACGTGCTCGTGGTGGGCACGGACGCCGGTGCCTACGACGAGGTCGCCCGCGCGGCGGTGCGGGCGGTGACCTGGCGGGGCGAGCCCGCCACGCTCGTCACCACCGTCCCGGCGACCGACGTCCAGGGCGTGCTGCGCGCCCTGCGGGTCGCGCTGCTGCTGGTGGTGCCGGTGCTGACCGTGGGGTTCGCGGTGGTGCTGTGGACCGTGCTGGGACGCGCCCTGGCCCCCGTCGAGCAGCTGCGCGCCGCGGCCGACCGGGTCGCGCTCGCGGGCGGGCCCGGAGCCCTGCCCGTCCCACCCGTCGACGACGAGCTCGCGGCGCTCGCGCGCACCCTGAACTCGATGCTCGACCGGCTCGAGGTCGCCGCCGCCCGTCAGCGCACCTTCGTCGCGGACGCGGCGCACGAGCTGCGCTCGCCGGTCGCGGCGGCGCGGGCGGCGGTCGAGGTCGCCGCCGCGCACCCCGGTGCGTACCCCGTCGACGACCTCGTCGCGGACCTGACCCCGCAGGTCGCCCGGATGCAGACGCTCGTGGACGACCTGCTGGTGCTGGCGCGCGTGGGTGCGTCGGACGCCCCGCGCGAGCCGGTCGACCTGGCGGCCGTGGCGGCGGACGTCGCGGCGGGCCTCGCGACCGCGGCCCGGGAGCGGGACGTCCGGGTGGACGTGCACGGGGCGGGCACCGCGACCGCCACCGTCGAGGGGGCCACCCGCGTGCTGCGCAACCTCGTCGCGAACGCCGTGCGGCACGCCCGCAGCCGGGTCACCGTGACGGTCGCGCCCGGCCCCGGCGTCGTCCGTGTCCTGGTCGACGACGACGGCACGGGCATCGCGCCGGCCGACCGCGAGCGGGTGTTCGAGCGGTTCGTGCGGCTCGACGAGGCGCGTGAGCGTGACGCCGGTGGTGCGGGCCTCGGCCTGGCGATCGCCCGCGAGGTGGCGCGCGACCTGGGCGGCGACGTGCGGGTGGCGGACGCCCCGGGGGCGGGCACGCGGACGGTCCTGGAGCTCCCGGCGGGCTGACGCCGGGTGCCGCCCTGACCTGCGCGGGTGGTCGGCGCGTGCGACGATCCCGGGGCGCGCCCGCACCGGGCGTCGTACGACGGGAGGACGCATGCCGCTGACGGTCGGCCGGGCCCACGCACCCACGGCGACGACGTGCCGGGTCGACAGGATGCGGATCGACGGGCTCGCGCTGCGCACCCGCACGCTGCGCGACGCGATGGTGGACGAGCTGCCGGAGCGGGACCGGCTCGACGTCGTGCTCGTGCACGGGCTGGGGGCCTCGTCGGCGACGTTCGACCCGCTCGCGCGGCGGCTCGCACGCGCCGGGACCGTGCACCTGCTCGACCTGCCGGGCTTCGGGCGCGTCCCGCGCCCCCGCACCGACGTCGGTGTGGCGGACCTGGCCCGGCTCGTCACGCGCTGGGCCGGGCGCACCGGGATCGAGGGCGCCACCTGGGTCGGGCACTCCATGGGCGCGCAGGTCGTGGTCGAGGCGGTCGCCACGACGCCCGCCGTCGCGTCCCACGCGGTGCTCGTCGGCCCCACCGTCGACGACGACGCCCCCACCGCCACCGAGCAGATGCTGCGTCTGGTGGCCGGCAACGTCTTCGAGCCGGTGCGGGCGCAGGCGCTGCTGGCGCGTACCTACGCCGAGTGCGGACCCCGCTGGTACCTCGCGGTGCTGCGGCACATGCTGCAGCACCCCGTCGCCGAGCGGCTCCGGCAGGTCGACGCGCCCGTGCTCGTCGTGCGGGGCGAGCACGACAGGGTCGCACCGCCCGGGTGGACGGCTCGGCTCGCGTCCGCGGCGCCGCGCGGCACGCACGTGACGGTCCCCGGGGCGTCGCACGCCGCGATGTACCCCCGCGCCGACGAGGTCGCGGACCTCGTGCTGGAGCACGTCGCGCGATGACGGACGGGCCGGCTGCGAGGACGGTGCCGGTGCGACCGGCCCGGCTGCGGGCGGCCGGGCGGGCGGCCGCGGAGGTGTGGCACCGGCTGCGCCAGGGGGTGGCCTGGGTCCGGGACTACGCGTGGATCGTCCGCGCGCAGGCGCGGGCGGTGCTCGCCGCACCGCTGCCGGACTCCCTGGCGGCGGGCGACCGCACGCCCGTCCTGCTGCTGCCCGGGATCTACGAGACGTGGCCGGTGATGACGTCGCTGGCGCGGGCCCTGCACGCCGCGGGGCACCCCGTGCACACGGTCCCGGCGCTCGGGCTCAACCTGCGGCCGCTGGGGGCCTCGATGCCGCTCGTGGTGGAGCGGCTGGAGGCCCTGGGGCTCACTCGCGTCGTGCTGGTGGCGCACTCCAAGGGCGGGCTGATCGGCAAGATGGTGCTCGCCGACGAGCACGCCGGCCCGCGGGTCGCGGGGCTGGTGGCCGTCAACACCCCGTTCGCCGGCTCGGTGTACGCGCGGTGGTTCCCGGTGCGTCCGGTGCGGGCGCTGTCGCCCCTCGACGTGCACCTGCTCGCCCTGGCCCGGGACGTCGCGGCGCACGCGCGGATCTGGTCGATCTTCGCGCGGTTCGACCCGCACGTCCCCGGCGGCAGCGAGCTCGCGGGCGCGGTCAACGTCCGCCTGCCGCTCGACGGGCACTTCCGCCCGCTCGGCGACCCTCTCCTGCACGCCGCGGTGCTGGACGCGGTCACGCACCTCGCCGACGGTGCCGGGCCCTCGCCCGGTCCCTGACCGGGCGGCGCCCGGTGCGTGCGCCGCGGGGTGCCGGCGGGTGTCAGTGGTGGCCGGCGACGGCGGCACCGGCCGGTGCCGAGCGCACGGCGAGCGCACCCGCGATCGCGGGCAGCGTCAGCACGGCGCCCACGAGGAACGCCGCGTGCACACCCTCCGCGGTCGCGACGAGCGCGGACGCGCCGTCGGCCGCCCGGTCCGCCGCCACCGCCGAC
This region includes:
- a CDS encoding MsnO8 family LLM class oxidoreductase, translated to MTAISVLDLVPVRSDQTTADALAATLALARVADEVGARRYWLAEHHNMPAVAATNAPLLMALVAAATSRVRVGSGGVMLPNHSPLVVAEQVALLEAAYPGRVDVGIGRAPGADPVTGHLLRRGATGDGVDTFDADVATLASLVRPDGVDVRVGSSTYPLRATPRAVSTPQLWLLGSSTYSAQLAGRLGLPYVFAHHFAGRGTAEAVALYRRSFQPSPELAEPRTIAVANVAVAATEDGARRLALPQVRSMWRLRSGLTLEPQELVEDAEATPLPAAADEGAAALTSSWVVGDPDQAATQLRALADVVGTDEIMLQPIAGATRGTPADRSPAREQTLRLVAEALA
- a CDS encoding alpha/beta fold hydrolase produces the protein MSETVAVRCPAPGRQVGPLWVVTRGSGPPLVLLHGNGEDHHVFDRMVPALGAGRTLVGIDSRAHGRSPRGTGPLSIARMADDVAEVLDLLGLRQPDVLGFSDGGNVALELAVRRPDRVRRLVVVGANLFPAGLTARVQARVRALHAVAGPLARVVPRLRAFAERVALMACEPRLDPAGLARVTAPTLVVVGERDVVDHAHTGLLVRSLPDARLEVVPRAGHMLPRDRPDLLATLTVGFLTAGPTVAPTGGAGPAPAHDHG
- a CDS encoding DUF5684 domain-containing protein produces the protein MSTFLTVPLTDAEAAAAAGSVVVALIFSLVFYVIGCLGLMGIFTKAGQPGWAAFVPIYNTIVLLQVVGRPLWWFLLLLVPGVNVVALIIIMHDLSKSFGHDAGFTVGLVLLSVVFTWILWLGSSTYRGPAAAAAGSTQRPSYA
- a CDS encoding NYN domain-containing protein, with product MGVVTINPDPPRRLRSALFVDFDNVYIGLARLDPQAAEAFATDPAHWLSELSQGSDVDGDLTRRFLVRACYLNPSVYSRFRPNFTRAGFQVVDCPSLTQQGKSSADINLVLDAVDALAATTRYDEFVIVSADADFTPLAQRCRADDRRVTIITASPAASAYRSVADTVIGADALADLVTQTASTLDAEPAVVPTPAEPAAVEPAADPVAAAATPPAATRGSRGSGRSSAKETPDEPAPAAAPARTPARARVAERVMDEGEARARRAVRRAVRTADAPLPLGAAAQVAQTADPSLATTQWAGAGNFTAWLGRAVPDLDVSTRPPGHVWDPQRFGEADLPGAVADTAPNELQRQVIAVTDTPGLSQAQYRVLLKTLASDVAAHPFDRVATSRRVHEACQQSGTKVGRSTVNFVISGVLYTGLSLDGDPGAEKVARAWADNVIGLCRGARMELTNGDAAAIRAWVGGGLVTA
- a CDS encoding acylphosphatase, whose product is MHRRVVVRGVVQGVGFRWSCAQEAARLGVAGWVRNRPDGAVETAVEGAPEQVDAMLAFLARGPRHARVTGLEVHEAPPQGLTTFEVEP
- a CDS encoding threonine/serine exporter family protein, which translates into the protein MTVLPTSLTGLGLPTGLELLEPLEPVDPVLPVEPEETVAPEPTVSAPAPTPTASAPVATAPPVEATPEATPGEGVAPLPTAEPTAAPTAPAPVVPTTPTTEPAVQVPAFSSRPAVVESNVPWVVVALAAVVLVAAAAGLWWWWRRAVAERRAGDGASAGGTADDVTGARRGGPATAATTMPLPRVGDDADATLVLPTGEGSPGPGTPEAEAFSARVDVTVQLLVRLGEAMIDAGSPIVQVNSTLQRVAAVNGLPDAAVVTFPTALIVSVPQHDTVQTAVSTAGSRALRLDQVSDVLDLANSAQRGDVRPREALEQLQRIVASDPATSTARRAAGYVAVAAGLSMVLGGGWLDTLVAAALGGVVAVLTAATRRVPPVYQGLIVAVCAFVVAVPVLLLVRTGWSVGLLAPLVAPLVTFLPGALLTTGVIDLATRQMIAGSSRLAAGVMQLVLLALGITAAAGLVGVPAADVGSTGADHPLGWVATWLGVLVYAVGVTTNNEAHRGSLPWITLVLVVGYAGQVLGGVLFGAVVSSFVGALAMTPVAMLAAARRGGPPFLVTFLPGFWLLVPGALGLVGVTSALGRSTDQAITTIVTTGVSMVAISLGVLAGLALGAGMQRRLAPDAARIV